The Chromatiales bacterium genomic sequence CTTCGGCGATACCGTGGACCTCGCCTATGTCGACCAGAGCCGCCAGTCGCTCGACGACAGCAAGACGGTCTGGGAGGAGATCTCCGACGGTCAGGACATCATCCGCATCGACCGTTACGAGATTCCGTCGCGCGCCTATTGCGGGCGCTTCAACTTCAAGGGTACGGACCAGCAGAAGCGCGTCGGCGATCTGTCCGGGGGCGAGCGCAACCGCGTGCACCTCGCCAAGCTGCTGCGCTCCGGAGGCAACGTGCTGCTGCTCGACGAGCCGACCAACGATCTGGACGTGGAGACGCTGCGTGCGCTGGAAGAGGCCCTGCTCGCGTTTCCGGGCTGCGCGGTGGTGATTTCGCACGATCGCTGGTTTCTCGACCGCATCGCCACGCACATGCTCGCGTTCGAGGGCGACAGCCAGGTCGTGTGGTTCGAGGGCAATTACGCCGACTACGAGGAAGACTTCAAACGGCGCAACGGCGAGGACGCCAGCCAGCCGCACCGGATCAAGTACAAGCGGCTCGCCTGACCGAGACCTTGGTGACCAACGACACGCCGCTGGAAGCGCTGTTCGAACGACTCGATACGCTGATCGCGCAACTCGAGCGGCTGCTGCCTGGCGAATCCGCGGACCCGGCCAGCGCCATCGCCAGCGGCGAAGCGCTGCGCTTCACGCGTGAGGGTGCACGTCGAGCACTGCAGCCGGTGCGGCATCCGCATGCGATTGCGCTCGACGATCTGCACGGAATCGACCGGCAGAAGCAGGAACTGCTGCGCAACACCCGCCAGTTCCTCGCGGGACGACCGGCGAACAATGCGCTGCTCAGCGGCGCACGCGGCACCGGCAAGTCCTCGCTCGTGAAAGCGGTGTGGAACGAGTTCCGCGCCGCCGGTCTGCGCCTGATCGAGATCGCGAAGGACGATCTCGACGCCCTGCCGGCACTGCTGGATGCCCTGCATGGCCGCCCCGAACGCATCGTGATCTTCGTTGACGATCTTTCCTTCGACGCGAACGAGGCAGACTACAAATCACTGAAGGCGATGCTCGATGGTTCGATCGCCGTGCCGCCGGACAATGTGTTGCTGTATGCGACCTCGAACCGCCGGCATCTGCTGCCGGAATACCAGCGCGACAATGCCGACAGTCATCTCGTCGATGGCGAGATCCACCATGGCGAGGCCGTGGAAGAGAAGATTTCATTGTCGGAGCGCTTCGGACTGTGGCTGAGTTTTCCGCCGGCCGGTCAGAAGCTGTATCTGGAGATCGTGCGTCACTGGCTCGAGAAGCTGGCCCCGCAGTTGCAATTTGACAACGCCGCAGAGCAGGCGGCGTTGCGTTTTGCACTCGCGCGCGGCGGACGCAGCGGTCGCATCGCCTGGCAGTTTGCACGCGACTATGCGGGACGCTTGCCCACGTAGGCCTTTCGCATGAAACTGTCGCGGAATCTGCATCCGCAGCCGCATCGGTTCACTCGAGACAGGATCGACAACATGCCCAGTTCATATGCGTTTCGTATCGCCACCGTGCTGGCGCTCATCACCCTCGCACCGGTCGCGCTCGCCCATCAGCAAGGCGCGGTGGATTCCGGCGCCTTGGTCAGCGGTTTCATGCATCCGTTCGGCGGCATCGACCACCTGCTCGCGATGCTCGCGGTCGGCATGTGGGGCGCGCAGCTGGGTCGCCCGGCACTGTGGATGTTGCCGGTCGCGTTCCCGATGCTCATGGCCGCGGGCGGCGTGCTGGGCATCGCCGGCATACCGTTCCCCAGCGTCGAACTGGGCATCGCGCTGTCGGTCGTCGTACTCGGCGCGGTGATCCTGCTGAACGCACGGCCTCCGCTCGCAATCAGTCTGGCGATCGTCAGCGGTTTTGCGCTGTTCCACGGCTACGCGCACGGCGTGGAGCTGCCGTCCCAGGCCGATCCCCTGCCCTACAGCTTCGGCTTCGTGCTCGCGACAGGCCTCATTCATCTGGCCGGCATCGCGATCGGCCTGATCACGCACCTGCCGCGCGGACTGGCGATGCTGCGTGCCGGCGGTGCGGCGATCGCCGCCACGGGCGTCTGGCTGCTGGTCGGGCTGTGAAACATCGTGCGGCGGCGCTCGCCGCCGCGTTCTACGCCGGCCCCGCCGCGGCACACCTCGGGTTCGCCGCGAACGATCTCTACTCCGGGCTGCTGCACCCGCTGCTGCACCTGTCCACGTTGTTGCCACTGGTCGCGCTGGTGCTGTGGCTCAGTCAGCGGGAGCCGCGGGAACTCACGCGCACCGCCCCCGCACTCTTGGGCGGAACCGGCGTCGGCATCGTGGCCGCGCTGTCTGAACTACCCGTTGCAATCCTCTCCGCCCTGCTGCTGCCGCTCGCACTGGCGCTGGGGCTGCTGCTTGCTTCGCGCGCGCGGCTTGCGTCGTTCATTGCGATTACGCTGGCCGCGTTCGTGGGCGTGGGCGAGGGCGTTGCAAACGTGGAGCCGGTGCGCGCACAGATCGCGAGCCCCATGCTCTACGGTTCGGGGCTGCTGCTCGTCATGGGGCTGGCCGTGTTGCATCCGGCCGCCCTGCTCGCGGGTCGCCGACAGGCCTGGATTGTGGTCGGCACCCGGATCGCCGGCAGCTGGATCGCCGCCGCCGCACTGCTGGTGCTGGTGCTGGAATGGAGCGGACGCCTGCCAGCCGCATCCGGCTAGTCCGCGGACCGTTTCAGCCCGGCGGCCAGCCCAGATGCCGGCCGGCGAGCAGGTGCAGATGGATGTGGAATACCGTCTGCCCGGCATCCGCGTTGACGTTGAACACCAATCGATAGCCGGGTTCGGCACACCCCTCGTCGGCGGCGATACCCTGCGCCGCCAGCACCATCCGACCCACGAGTTCGGCATGCCGTGGCTCGACGTCGTTGATGGTCGCAATGTGCTCGTTTGGCACGATCAGAATGTGCGTGGGCGCCTTCGGATTGATATCGCGAAAGGCCGTGACCCACTCGTCTTGGTACAGGGGCGGGCCGCCGAGGCTGCCGGCAACGATCTTGCAAAACAGGCAATTCGGGTCGTTCATGGGCTCTCCAGTTCACTCGTGTGGGCCAGATTCTAGTGTCCTGTCCCCTGCAACGCCCCGGAGCGACAGCCAGTCGCTCGCGCAGCACCGGACCGCCCAGGAGGCCAGGCAAAAGTTTTGTGCAATATTCACCTTTGGCTGTCCGCAGGACGTGCGCGCGTCCAGCATGAGCATCACCTTAGGCTCTCCCGCTCAGGAGACTGTGATGAAACAGCCGATTTCCGCACTGATCCTTGCAATCGCGTCCATCGGCGCACA encodes the following:
- a CDS encoding HupE/UreJ family protein, with translation MPSSYAFRIATVLALITLAPVALAHQQGAVDSGALVSGFMHPFGGIDHLLAMLAVGMWGAQLGRPALWMLPVAFPMLMAAGGVLGIAGIPFPSVELGIALSVVVLGAVILLNARPPLAISLAIVSGFALFHGYAHGVELPSQADPLPYSFGFVLATGLIHLAGIAIGLITHLPRGLAMLRAGGAAIAATGVWLLVGL
- a CDS encoding HupE/UreJ family protein, which gives rise to MKHRAAALAAAFYAGPAAAHLGFAANDLYSGLLHPLLHLSTLLPLVALVLWLSQREPRELTRTAPALLGGTGVGIVAALSELPVAILSALLLPLALALGLLLASRARLASFIAITLAAFVGVGEGVANVEPVRAQIASPMLYGSGLLLVMGLAVLHPAALLAGRRQAWIVVGTRIAGSWIAAAALLVLVLEWSGRLPAASG
- a CDS encoding ATP-binding protein; amino-acid sequence: MEALFERLDTLIAQLERLLPGESADPASAIASGEALRFTREGARRALQPVRHPHAIALDDLHGIDRQKQELLRNTRQFLAGRPANNALLSGARGTGKSSLVKAVWNEFRAAGLRLIEIAKDDLDALPALLDALHGRPERIVIFVDDLSFDANEADYKSLKAMLDGSIAVPPDNVLLYATSNRRHLLPEYQRDNADSHLVDGEIHHGEAVEEKISLSERFGLWLSFPPAGQKLYLEIVRHWLEKLAPQLQFDNAAEQAALRFALARGGRSGRIAWQFARDYAGRLPT
- a CDS encoding histidine triad nucleotide-binding protein translates to MNDPNCLFCKIVAGSLGGPPLYQDEWVTAFRDINPKAPTHILIVPNEHIATINDVEPRHAELVGRMVLAAQGIAADEGCAEPGYRLVFNVNADAGQTVFHIHLHLLAGRHLGWPPG